TCTGGAAAGTGAACGTGTTACCctagtaaattttcttttttttttttcataatgctAATGCAAGAGGGCTTGAAGTATCAAAGAGTCCACAGGAACTGGATGCCCCcagtaatatcttttttttaaaaaaaatatacattatataatatatatattatatatataaaaagctaGTGTAAATGCTTCCATGGTATGGTCACAAATTTGAAAGATGAACCTCCTTTCAGCTGTTAACCATCTTCCCATTTGCAACAAcaggttttaaaaagtcatttttatcttCAGACATAACGTGAGTTTTCAGAATGAGGCTGCCAACACTGACAGATGTGGTGATGGGGAGGCAACTTGCATTGCTAATGGACACTGGGAGTGGCTGGCTAAAGCAAGAAGTTACCGGCAGAATTGTTTTTTGCTCCTCCCTGagaaaaaatgacattgaaaacAAATTAGCTTCAGGTGAAAACTTAAAACATAGGTAAAAAGCTATACCAAACTTTAAGAGCCTCTAGCAAAGGCATATCTTTTTAACACTAAAAATTACCAGAGATCACTAAGAAagttatattttccaaaaattaaaataaaaaattaaaacattgattAATTTCAGACTAACAAGTTCAAGATTAGCCCATATTTTGGCAGTAATATACAAAATGACAATATTAGAGCCACAAAAATCTTAACAAGGTTTTTAGAAAGGGAAACCCTACATGTAGGTTTTAATCCTCCATCTCGTAGTCTGCAAGTCTGGCCACCAGACTGACGAGTATAACCTGATGCTGGAGCACAAAGACTAATTTTTACCTCAAGAAAAAGCAAGTTTCGGGCTACTAAAATGGACCACTTTGTTAGTTCCAATTTAGCTCTACTCTCCTAAAAATCCAGACTGACCCAATCATTGCCTACAATATAAGGTCCTCCCCTCACAGGATAAAAAGAGCCAACAATGAAGTTAACACTGCATCTATTTTGTTCTAAGCATTCATGGTTACGGATTTCTGTCTAACACTCACAGAATCACATGGTCTTCACCTAAACTCTGTCTCTTCTGCTCCAGTGGCTCCTTTTGGTGCTGCTGTACTGGATGCCCATTTTCCACTGCTGTTCCATTCAGCAACTGATCATTCTGAGAACTGATACCAAGCTGTATGTCCAGGATCTcctaagaaaattaaatgttaatcttTCAGTGTGAAAGTACTTTACTTTAGTTGCCAATAGAATAAAGCTTCCTAAATATCTAACTGTGCTACTTACTTCAATTTGTTCACTCTGTCCATCTGGTTCGTCAGTATCAAGTGCCGAAAGCTCTAACTCAATATCCCTATCAGGCTTAGTATCTGTTGCATCTTCTGTATAATCactctgtaatttaaaaaaacactgatttttataCCTGTGGAGACCGGGGCTTCCCTTTTAAATTAAAGTCGGAATCCCAGTGATTGATCTAAAGTATTTAAGAAATTTGGGACCACGATTTTAGTGCTATTGTTAAGTTTCAAAAGCAAGCATCTATCAGAAAAAGGTACACTAAGATGCACTAAGGGCATAAATCTACATGCAGCAGCAGCAAACAACAAATACATTAAGCATCCAGCTGACAGGTTCTGCTTCTTTACCTCTCCATTTCTCAATTCAATCTCCTTGCTCAGAAGGTTTAAGGTAAGGTGGCGGCCTTCATCCAGGGAACTCCACTTCTGCTGCATGGCCAGAGCATTGGCCTCCCGCTGAAGGAGCAACGAGTTACTCTTGGCCTacgaggaaaaaaaaggaaagttggCTTCTAACCAccatcctattttttttttaagtcaaagatGAGTGTCACAGAACCTACCTGCTGAAGTTCAATGCTTAAAAGGTCTCCAGTACTGGAATGCTTTCTATGACAAGATAAATCAGTAACAATGAATCTGTCCCTTTAAAGAGAAACATGTTTATtgtaataaaagtgaaataagcgAAGCAACTAAAGCAGTAAtgactatatactatatatgctTCATGTAACAGATGAACCCTGAAAGTTTCAGTCGTCATTCCAAATGTAAAACTTCAGAAGTTTGTTACATAGCTAAAACTAGCAAAGCACACTTCATAAACAATTGGGTACAGAATCTGTACACTAAGGATACATAAAAGTGCAAGAAGAGACAATCCTAAAGAAGTATGAGTAACCTTACCGTTCAATATAGTGTGCTGATGATGTGGACTCATTACCGTAAGAACTCCACCTTGAATCAACAGCACTGACATAAGGGACATAATCTATAGAAATGTAGAAAGAAACAGTgatcagaaaagtaaaaaattggGATATAGACATAAACAGATACTTTTCAAAAAAGATCTGTATTTTTTCCACCTTGTCATGTTCTCCTGGCTAAACCATTTAATTCGGAGTTCACGGCGTTGTTAAATGGAGGGAAATGTTCTGTACCTCACAAAATGGGGACTAAACACAGTGCTAGAACATACCAGATGAGGCATTAGTTAGTGGATTACCTGATACGCTGATGGGCTTAGTCGCACTTCCTTGGGAAGCAGTGGCCTGGACAGGATCCGTGGTATGGTAACCTGTACGGGAAGATCTGGAAATTGCACCCCATTTTGAGATGATAGGTCCATCACTAAAAGGAATTATTGGGTCTTCTTCTTTTGTCCTTCTCTGAGTTTCAAATAAATGTACTCTTCTCTTAACATCCCCACTGTCTAGGTCCTGCATAAACCAAAGAAAATCAGTAAAAGGACTGTTGGCAATTACTTCAGCTAGTACTATAAGCATGTGCTTTCAAATGACATGGAATTAAGTTTTCTGGTAAATTTAACACTAGCTGTAGATCTTAATGATAATCTAACATCTATTTTAAACCACCAAACTGAGctcaaataatttaaacattaaatttgaTTTAGTTCAGACTTACCTAAATATAACTCTGCTGCTTACAGATGAGTTATATAGCAAGAATGAAGATGAAAGTATTCAATCATTCTAAAATCTGAGTCAACATGCAAAATATCCTCCCAGGCCCCTGAATCATACCATTAACACAGCATTTGAATTAGCAATCACATCTCTGGGCTCTGAATCGATGACATTTATACAGGAGCCTATGGTGCCACAAGACCAGGGAGAATAATGGGAAAGATGATCTTCTTCAAATTTTGTCCCACTCATACTCTCAGACAGctgatttagaaaaagaaaaaggcacagCCAATTAGTAAGAAACTTAAATTTACAAACTTGTAACTAATATTAAGTAACTAGTACAGAACCAGTGAATTAAACCTTCAGaactaatataaaaaacaaatagtacttttactatttatatttatattatttattaatagaaATAGATAGAATGccttctctttttactttgatatttAAGTGCTCATAAGGAACCCCAGACAGATACCATTAAAACCAATCAACAAATAATTTATAGCATGCCTATTAATTGATATGAGgtgcttcataaaatgaatttaaaagaaaagggaaacaggTAGACATCGACACACAGGTTACAGTCCATGTCCTAAAGTAGtttataattttgagaaaagaataaTGTATGTGCATAAGGAAACATAACTGATAAACAAGACAGcattaaataaagaacaaaaagaattcaaagaCGGCCCTGAAActagaaggaaaactggaaacatTTGAAAGAGGCTCCAAGAATGActgtaaaacaagaataataaagttGTAAGAATCATTAGATCCAGTTTATTAATTACATAGCTAAGAACACTCCAGGCCAAAAAGGTTTAATTGCTTATCCCAAGTCATATTACTAACTAATAGCAGATCTGAGTCTCAGGGAAATTCTTACTTCCTAAAGCATAGCATAAAACACAAACACGGTTTTCTATCAAGCAAGTGGCCAACCTATCCCTCTGCTGTCAAGATGTTTACCTGGTCTGAAGAAATTTAAGTCTGATGAGACAAATTTGGATCTAGTTTAAAAATTCAATGGTTTACTGAAATATTCATGCATGGAAATGTTTGATATCTACAGTTACTTCAAAATAACCCAGTAGGAAGAAGGGGCACAAATGAAATAAGGTTTACTGAGTTGATACTTGTGGAAGCCATGTGAAGGGACATAGAggtttattatattattctctctatttttgtttaaaagttttcacaatgaagagatttaaaattttttatattagaaCCTCTAGGGATAGAGAATAAACCagaggaattaaaaacaaaattaacggTGCACTCCAATTATAACAGTACTGAGAACACCAGGGCACTGCAATGGTCCTGGCACAGAGACTGGTTCTGCAAGGACCAGAACGACGATCCGCAGTGCCGCAACAGCGGGAACACTACAGCAGGCCACCCACACCTTTGTCCAGTAGGGAAGAAACACCTCAGACCAAGATTCAAACTTCAGCTATTTACAGGCCGAACTTGTTACTTGGGCAAACTAATTTCTTTGAGCAGGATCCTAACATACAAACTATGGGGAACACCTACCCCCTAAagtttttgtgagaattaaataacattaCATAAATGCTTATTACAGTGCCTAAGTACTGACTGGCACAAGCAGGGGCTCAATAAATGGCAGATATAaatcttattaataaaaataaaaaaataacgaAAACTATACTGCTGAAAAGATTTTGAATTTCTGGTAAAAAAAAGgactgtgagccctggctggcatagctcagtggactgagcttaggctgcgaaccaaagtgtcgcaggttcgattcccagtcagggtacatacctgggttgcaggccatgacccccagcaaccgcacactgatgtttctgtctctctccctcccttccctctctaaaaataataaataaaatcttaaaaataagaaaaaaaaaaaactgaaaaaaaaaaaaacccaaaacaaaacaaaaaaaaacaccccactgTGACTTCATGGTCTTCAGAGATCCATAACATCTAGCCCTAGTCCTTACATACTCAATTTGACTGAACTAAATTCAGCTGCACACCAAGCCACTGCAAAATACCCACTATAGCTAGccccggtgtggctcagtgctctAAAGTCTGCTGTTTGACCTGCCCCTGCAACATTGAGTGACCAAAACCTTTCTTACATCAGTGCGGAAGTCGACACTGAACAGAGGAGAAGGCGGTGTAGAAGACTGTGTTGCCACAGGAAGGGTCGAAGAGACAAGAGGTGCCTTCTGAGTGTGGTACTGCGCCCACTGTTCTGGCTTTCTTCTCATTTGTTCCTCACAACTGGTCTTCAAATGACCACAGGGTTCCTAAGGGGCGATAAAAGAAACAATCTTAATCATGTAGGGAGCAGTTCTGGGGAAATAATGTAAACAATTTATTATACTTTggagactaaaaataaattacaataggGAAGTCATCCGAGCCTATTCTCCATACACTTAAATGAAGGGGTCAAGTTAcgttaaaagtaaaatatgagcACTCACTTTTAGGGTTTTGGGAAGTTATTTGGTGTGAATGCTGGGATACTGAAAACAGAGCCCGTTGCTGTATTTTGATGATTGCTTTTTACCTTCCCATCAATTTTCTatccaaacatttattgagcattaatAATGTATCAGGTCCAGTTCTAAGAGCTCTGTTTTTTCtgatttaaccctcacaacagccTCATGAGGTAAGTATTACTATTATTTCcatcaaacagacaaaaaaactgACAGAAGTAAAGTAACTTCCATAAATCACCCAGTTAATAAGTAGAGGAGCCAGGATATACCgagcctgtccagaaaaagtccagccactgttaacataatgagaactaATTGCAcaacatcgatataacctggcagccaaggagagtggaccggaatatgcatatgtgaacaatgaggacttcactgtactagtcagtgggggtggcagacgccattgagtgagcatgtgcactgtgtggccatcacattcaaaatgactgagcaagtacagcgacaaatctgcatcaaagtttgtgttaagcttgaacattcctccatggaaactatttggatgattcagaaggctgcagctatgggcaactggtggttggcagatTCATCATGACAGTGAGCCCATGCacacatcacatcttgtgcagagttttttggcaaaacatcaaatcaccctggtaactcagctcccctacagcccagatttggtgccctgtgacttctggcttttcccaaaactaaaatcacctttgaaagagaagagatttcagaccattgatgagattcaggaaaatacaatgtggaagctgatggagattgggagaactgtgtgaggtcccaaggagcctattttgaagggaactgaggcaccatcattgtcctatgtacaatatttcttgtatcttcttcaataaatgtctctatttttcatattacatggctggataccttctggacagaccttgtatacctgGGTGGTCTGATGTCAGACCCGGGGTTCTTAACCATCACATTACAGCACTGATATTTCCATCATCACTTACCCTTGGTAGAGGCACAGTTGTCCTTGGTTCACTTGGCTGCTGACAAGCCACTGAATAATACCCATCTAAAGAGTTATATCTTTCTCGTAAAGATGTCTGATAGACAGACGAGTGCATCACATCCATTGGAGGTAAAGAATTGCTTCTAATAATGTCATCTCGTTGGTACATAGGTGGACGCCAGATGCGCCTGCTGTCGTACACAGGAGCATACATTCCAGAAGGTACTGGAGGAACTGGTCCATATGGCTGCGGAGGAGGAGGTTGATAAGGAGTATTCATTCGATCTCGAGGGGAAAATGTACTGTAATGATCGGCATATGGCATAGAAGCAGGTGGGAGGGCAGACTCTGGAACATTATTGGGCCTCACAAAGCGAGGAACACagggagccacaccagctggtaCTGTTGGAGGTGGTGGGTAGTAtccttgaaaattaaaaagaggaatATTTAATATAATCTTAGTAAAATCAAACATCTTATAATGGTTTAAGTCTAAAGTAGTTTTTAatgtgggaatataaaatgagtTTTGACATTACTTAAGTTTCCCCTGCCTTTGAAAGAACGTACATATAGTTTCTATAGTTACTATCTCCTTTTAAGAGACAACTATGTGAAAATCATTAACATTCATTACTTTGTTAAATTGCTCTCTAAAAAACACATGACAGAGCTATTAACAGATGGATGGTAAAGTTCCTTCGAGGTCATCTATTGCCACAGGTTTTGAATTAAGTAATTACAATTACAGCACTGATTCCTGACCTTGTTGGAAGCCTAGGTTAAAGCCTCTTTCAAAATTTATGTAAGTTGTGCACTGTCTTTCCAAAATTACACCTAAGTATATAAACCATTTTGCATATCATTTCAGAGAATTTACAGAACTCTTTGAAACTCATCCATGGACCCTATATTTGATTCATAAGAATGAGAACTTTAAAGCTATTTGTGTGTAGAATTACACACTCTTAGGGCAATTTCTGTATGTTACAGTTTTTATCCTTAGAATTATCTAATATTACTTACCTGTCTGTGGGTACTGTGGGACTTCAAAGGATATCTGAGTCCTTGGATCTGGAAAATACTGAATGTTTTCAGAATGCTGAGGATATACTGGTACTCTAGTTATAAATGGGCTGGATTTTGGAGGCACAGAATTCAGTTCTGTTCCAATATTAGAAGGCCCAGCTGAGGTAGCCGCTACATTACTTACAGGAGTCTTGGGTGGAGAACCAATTTtactggaaataaaatttaagaaaaagcaaatgataaATCACTGTCTATGACTCCTAAGTCTTCTTCAGCAGgaattttcataaaattacat
This sequence is a window from Phyllostomus discolor isolate MPI-MPIP mPhyDis1 chromosome 3, mPhyDis1.pri.v3, whole genome shotgun sequence. Protein-coding genes within it:
- the RC3H2 gene encoding roquin-2 isoform X2 — protein: MPVQAAQWTEFLSCPICYNEFDENVHKPISLGCSHTVCKTCLNKLHRKACPFDQTAINTDIDVLPVNFALLQLVGAQVPDHQSIKLSNLGENKHYEVAKKCVEDLALYLKPLSGGKGVASLNQSALSRPMQRKLVTLVNCQLVEEEGRVRAMRAARSLGERTVTELILQHQNPQQLSANLWAAVRARGCQFLGPAMQEEALKLVLLALEDGSALSRKVLVLFVVQRLEPRFPQASKTSIGHVVQLLYRASCFKVTKRDEDSSLMQLKEEFRSYEALRREHDAQIVHIAMEAGLRISPEQWSSLLYGDLAHKSHMQSIIDKLQSPESFAKSVQELTIVLQRTGDPANLNRLRPHLELLANIDPNPDAVSPTWEQLENAMVAVKTVVHGLVDFIQNYSRKGHETPQPQPNSKYKTSMCRDLRQQGGCPRGTNCTFAHSQEELEKYRLRNKKINATVRTFPLLNKVGVNNTVTTTAGNVISVIGSTETTGKIVPSTNGISNAENSVAQLIPRNTDSALRALETVKKVGKVGTNGQNATGPPSESVTENKIGSPPKTPVSNVAATSAGPSNIGTELNSVPPKSSPFITRVPVYPQHSENIQYFPDPRTQISFEVPQYPQTGYYPPPPTVPAGVAPCVPRFVRPNNVPESALPPASMPYADHYSTFSPRDRMNTPYQPPPPQPYGPVPPVPSGMYAPVYDSRRIWRPPMYQRDDIIRSNSLPPMDVMHSSVYQTSLRERYNSLDGYYSVACQQPSEPRTTVPLPREPCGHLKTSCEEQMRRKPEQWAQYHTQKAPLVSSTLPVATQSSTPPSPLFSVDFRTDLSESMSGTKFEEDHLSHYSPWSCGTIGSCINVIDSEPRDVIANSNAVLMDLDSGDVKRRVHLFETQRRTKEEDPIIPFSDGPIISKWGAISRSSRTGYHTTDPVQATASQGSATKPISVSDYVPYVSAVDSRWSSYGNESTSSAHYIERKHSSTGDLLSIELQQAKSNSLLLQREANALAMQQKWSSLDEGRHLTLNLLSKEIELRNGESDYTEDATDTKPDRDIELELSALDTDEPDGQSEQIEEILDIQLGISSQNDQLLNGTAVENGHPVQQHQKEPLEQKRQSLGEDHVILEEQKTILPVTSCFSQPLPVSISNASCLPITTSVSVGSLILKTHVMSEDKNDFLKPVVANGKMVNS
- the RC3H2 gene encoding roquin-2 isoform X3 — its product is MPVQAAQWTEFLSCPICYNEFDENVHKPISLGCSHTVCKTCLNKLHRKACPFDQTAINTDIDVLPVNFALLQLVGAQVPDHQSIKLSNLGENKHYEVAKKCVEDLALYLKPLSGGKGVASLNQSALSRPMQRKLVTLVNCQLVEEEGRVRAMRAARSLGERTVTELILQHQNPQQLSANLWAAVRARGCQFLGPAMQEEALKLVLLALEDGSALSRKVLVLFVVQRLEPRFPQASKTSIGHVVQLLYRASCFKVTKRDEDSSLMQLKEEFRSYEALRREHDAQIVHIAMEAGLRISPEQWSSLLYGDLAHKSHMQSIIDKLQSPESFAKSVQELTIVLQRTGDPANLNRLRPHLELLANIDPNPDAVSPTWEQLENAMVAVKTVVHGLVDFIQNYSRKGHETPQPQPNSKYKTSMCRDLRQQGGCPRGTNCTFAHSQEELEKYRLRNKKINATVRTFPLLNKVGVNNTVTTTAGNVISVIGSTETTGKIVPSTNGISNAENSVAQLIPRNTDSALRALETVKKVGKVGTNGQNATGPPSESVTENKIGSPPKTPVSNVAATSAGPSNIGTELNSVPPKSSPFITRVPVYPQHSENIQYFPDPRTQISFEVPQYPQTGYYPPPPTVPAGVAPCVPRFVRPNNVPESALPPASMPYADHYSTFSPRDRMNTPYQPPPPQPYGPVPPVPSGMYAPVYDSRRIWRPPMYQRDDIIRSNSLPPMDVMHSSVYQTSLRERYNSLDGYYSVACQQPSEPRTTVPLPREPCGHLKTSCEEQMRRKPEQWAQYHTQKAPLVSSTLPVATQSSTPPSPLFSVDFRTDLSESMSGTKFEEDHLSHYSPWSCGTIGSCINVIDSEPRDVIANSNAVLMDLDSGDVKRRVHLFETQRRTKEEDPIIPFSDGPIISKWGAISRSSRTGYHTTDPVQATASQGSATKPISVSDYVPYVSAVDSRWSSYGNESTSSAHYIERDRFIVTDLSCHRKHSSTGDLLSIELQQAKSNSLLLQREANALAMQQKWSSLDEGRHLTLNLLSKEIELRNGESDYTEDATDTKPDRDIELELSALDTDEPDGQSEQIEEILDIQLGISSQNDQLLNGTAVENGHPVQQHQKEPLEQKRQSLGRSKKQFCR
- the RC3H2 gene encoding roquin-2 isoform X1 is translated as MPVQAAQWTEFLSCPICYNEFDENVHKPISLGCSHTVCKTCLNKLHRKACPFDQTAINTDIDVLPVNFALLQLVGAQVPDHQSIKLSNLGENKHYEVAKKCVEDLALYLKPLSGGKGVASLNQSALSRPMQRKLVTLVNCQLVEEEGRVRAMRAARSLGERTVTELILQHQNPQQLSANLWAAVRARGCQFLGPAMQEEALKLVLLALEDGSALSRKVLVLFVVQRLEPRFPQASKTSIGHVVQLLYRASCFKVTKRDEDSSLMQLKEEFRSYEALRREHDAQIVHIAMEAGLRISPEQWSSLLYGDLAHKSHMQSIIDKLQSPESFAKSVQELTIVLQRTGDPANLNRLRPHLELLANIDPNPDAVSPTWEQLENAMVAVKTVVHGLVDFIQNYSRKGHETPQPQPNSKYKTSMCRDLRQQGGCPRGTNCTFAHSQEELEKYRLRNKKINATVRTFPLLNKVGVNNTVTTTAGNVISVIGSTETTGKIVPSTNGISNAENSVAQLIPRNTDSALRALETVKKVGKVGTNGQNATGPPSESVTENKIGSPPKTPVSNVAATSAGPSNIGTELNSVPPKSSPFITRVPVYPQHSENIQYFPDPRTQISFEVPQYPQTGYYPPPPTVPAGVAPCVPRFVRPNNVPESALPPASMPYADHYSTFSPRDRMNTPYQPPPPQPYGPVPPVPSGMYAPVYDSRRIWRPPMYQRDDIIRSNSLPPMDVMHSSVYQTSLRERYNSLDGYYSVACQQPSEPRTTVPLPREPCGHLKTSCEEQMRRKPEQWAQYHTQKAPLVSSTLPVATQSSTPPSPLFSVDFRTDLSESMSGTKFEEDHLSHYSPWSCGTIGSCINVIDSEPRDVIANSNAVLMDLDSGDVKRRVHLFETQRRTKEEDPIIPFSDGPIISKWGAISRSSRTGYHTTDPVQATASQGSATKPISVSDYVPYVSAVDSRWSSYGNESTSSAHYIERDRFIVTDLSCHRKHSSTGDLLSIELQQAKSNSLLLQREANALAMQQKWSSLDEGRHLTLNLLSKEIELRNGESDYTEDATDTKPDRDIELELSALDTDEPDGQSEQIEEILDIQLGISSQNDQLLNGTAVENGHPVQQHQKEPLEQKRQSLGEDHVILEEQKTILPVTSCFSQPLPVSISNASCLPITTSVSVGSLILKTHVMSEDKNDFLKPVVANGKMVNS